A window of Streptomyces profundus genomic DNA:
AAGGGGATCATCGCGCAGGCCAACGAGGAGATGGCCCAGGTCGCCACCGGCATCGGCAGGCATGGCGCCAACCTCGGCACCGCCTACCAGGGCAGCGGCACCGCCGTCGGCGTGCAGACCTACGAGGACCTCGGCCGGGCCGGCCAGGCGCTGGCCAACGCGCTCAACGGCCTCTCCCAGGACCTGGGCCTGACCGCGATGACCGGCCGCGAGACGGACGACACCGCCCGTGCCGCGCTCCAGGGCGTCGTCGCCCCGAACGTCTCCGGGGACCCGTCCATCGCCGCACAGATCTGAGCGCTTCAACAACACTTCTGACAGGGGGAGATCGACCATGTCGCTCAACGGTGTGATCCATTTCAGGAACGAGGGCCTCGACGCGATCCAGACCGGCACCAGGGGGCAGCAGGAGCAATACATCACGATCTGGAACGACGTGCACAAGCAGCTGACGGCGCTGGTGCACAACGGCCAGGTCGACGCCCAGATCGGCAACGTGCTCACCGAGCGCGACCAGATCTTCCGCCGCGAGGCGGCCGGCTACGACCAGGGCGTCACCGCGCAGAACACCGCGATGCGCAACGTGCAGAACATCGGCAACGAGGGCGGCGCCGCCATGGTCCGCGCCGCCGCCGGCGGACGCTGAGACAGCACGCACCGGGGATCTCACAGGGGGAGAGCGACCATCGTGGTGACGATGAACATCGGCGGCCTGCGGAACGCCGAGGAGGGGGCGGGCGACCGCGACCGGCTCGCCCGGATGAGGGCCAACTTCGCGGACATCGCGTCGACCCCCGCCATGTTCGGCATCGTGCCGAACGCGGAGCAGGCCTCCGCCGCGCTGCGGTCGGCCGCTGCCAGCCTGCTCCAGGAGCTGGAGCGGGCGGGGCACACCGTGGACGACATCAGGCGCAGCGCCGCGACGGCGGCCGGCATCGGGGAAGGCGCGGACGCGGAGGCCAGGCGCACCCTGTCCAGGGAACAGGCGGCGAGCGTCGGCGCACTGCTGGCGATCGACCTGACGCGCCCGCCCACGCCTCCCCCCGTGGTGGCGTTCCGGTGACGGCGGCCGACGACGCGTTCTGGGACGCGTTCGACAAGATCAGAAGCAGCCAGCACCTGAACATCTCGGCGGCGGCCGGCGCCTGGGTCGCGCTCGCCAACGCGGCTGCGGCGGAGAGCAGTGCGCTCTCCGGCACCGCGCGCACCGCGGCCGGAGAGCCGGGGGTGGGACTGACGCAGCTCGCCGACCGCCTCCAGGCGACGAGTGGTTGGGCCGATGGTGCCGCCTCGATGGCTCGAAGTATCGCGAACCAGCTGCAACGGGCGTCGGAGCGCTCCGCCCAGGCCGTCGAGCGGGCCGAGACGCTGCGGGTGCAGCTGGAGGAGGTGCGGCGGTGGCAGGAGCAGCGCAACGTCCAGGTGCCGGACGGGATGGCGGCCCGGACGGCCAACATTCAGGCGGAGGGCGAGAAGCAGCCCATCGTGGACGCGGCGCAACGTGAACTGGCGGCGCTGGCCGCCGAGTTCGGCCGGGTGGTCGGCGGCACCGCGCCGCCGGCGCCGGGTGATGGAGCCGGTGCGGTGATCGACTCCGCCGGTCTCGGCGCGCTGGGCGGAGCCGGCGGGGTGGCCGGCGTCGTCGGCGGCGGGGTGGCCGGGGCGCGCACGGGGCGGATGCACGAGGCGCCCAACGGCGCGGTCGTCGGCGCGGGCCGGTACCCGTCCACGCATGTACTCGGCCCGGAGAGCGGTGACTTCGCCGGCTGGGTGCGCAGTCCCAACACCGGCTTCCTGGTGGACCCGGCGACGGGCCGGGAGTTCGACCCGGTGGCGGGCCGCTGGATCGACCCGGTCACCGGCGAGCCGTTCGGCGAGGTGACCGAGTACGCCACCCGACTCTCGGGGCTCGGCGCGGGGCCCGGCGCGGTCGCCTCGGCCGGCGGCCTCGTCGGCGCGGCGACCATCGCCGGCCTCTACGGCGGCACGGTGCCGCCCGGCGTCGCGCACACCGGGCCCCAACAGGCCCTGCGCAACATGGGTATGAAGGCGCGGGTCGCCGCCCGGTTCGGCCTGCACGAGGCGGCACAGCCGGGCGGCCGTCCCTTCACCCCACCGCCGGGGGCGGCGAACGGCGGCGCGCGGGGTCCTGGCGGCGGGCGGGCGCCGGGGCCGGCCGCCGGCGCGGGCGCCGGGCGCCCGGGGGGCGGCAGGACGCCGGGGCCGTCCCCCGGCGCCGCCGCCCGGGGCCAGGGGCGCGACGAGCGGAAGCCCCGCGAGCAGCGGCCCACCGACCTGACCGAGGACCCCGCCGTCTGGGCACCGCCCCGGAACGCGACCCGGGGCGTGCTGGGCGAGTAGGCAGAGAAGGAGTGACGCCATGTCCAACGAAGGTCTGTACTACCTGCCCGAGGGCTTCCGCGAGGGCGCCCGCGCCAACACGGACACCGCCGACGCGGCGGACGGCGTGAGCCGCTACCTGGGCCGCGTCCCCATCGACCCGGCCGGCTACGCGGGCGCCGACGCGTTCCCCAAGGCGCTGACCAGCACCCGCGACGTCCAGTCCCGCAGCGTCGCGCGGGCGGCCGAGGGCCGCACCAACATGGCCGCCGCCGACCGTTCCGTCGCGACCACCGGCGAAACCATGGACACCGAGGCCACCCGCGCCCTCACCCAGGCCACCACCCCCACCGACCGCACCATCGCCGACGGCGTGTAGGGCACAGAGAGGGAGACCGGGGGATATGAGCGCGCTGCGGCTGTTCGGCTATCGCGACGTGGAGGCCAAGGGCGCGAAGCCCTGGACCACCCAGCAGACGTTCTCCAAGGAGCTGAACACCGAGTCCATGTCGGACACCGCAGCCGCCTACGCGCGGGCGTCGGCGGAGGCCAGAAACGTCGACGCCCTCGCCGGGCGGGCCACCACGATCTCGCGGGACGCCGGCAGCCTGAACGGGGCACCACTGGTGAAGCCCGACGGCCGGTTCCAGGAGACCCACCGGGCGCTGCAACGCGGCGGCAACCACATGGACGCCGTGGTCAAGCACATCATCCGGGCCATGAACCACGCCATCGACGCGGAGAAGTACGCGCACGGGTGGGTGTACTGGACGAACGACAAGCTGGAGGCCCACAAGCGGGCTGCGGAGCGCGAGTGGGCCAGTTGGGGGCGCGCGCTCAACACGGCGGTCGCCGGCCACCATGGCGTCGGGCCCGTCTTCGTCACCGGTCCCGACGGCAGACAAGTCATGGCGGTCAGGACCGGCGGCAGTCTCCACGGCGGTCCGGCAGTGACCCTGCCGCCGGAAGTGGCCGAAGGGATCAGGGAAAAGCACCTGGAGAGCGCAGCCGGTCACGCCGCGCACTCCGAGTCCAAGATCAAGGACACGATCGAGCACTACCGCCACAAGCTGATGGACGAGGCCGCCGAACTGGCCGACCTGGGCTATGAGTTAAGCAAAGGCCCATTCCGACTCGTCCTCACGCCGGAGATGGCGCGCTATGCC
This region includes:
- a CDS encoding WXG100 family type VII secretion target; the encoded protein is MEEIKLSPEEVEHVKGIIAQANEEMAQVATGIGRHGANLGTAYQGSGTAVGVQTYEDLGRAGQALANALNGLSQDLGLTAMTGRETDDTARAALQGVVAPNVSGDPSIAAQI